A genome region from Opitutaceae bacterium includes the following:
- a CDS encoding peptide chain release factor 2 (programmed frameshift): MIAPETFSHIENIKKRAGHLWRFLDVEQKQREIEAMEAQMGAPAFWDNNERAQKHIAKLNGLKRAVVPVADFHRKLADVDVMIELIEAASESEREVYSTELDQQVAAMAVELDQIEIGAFLTGQFDRNNAILSIQSGAGGTESNDWADMLFRMYTRWADRRGFTVEVQDVQAGDQAGISRATMLIKGENAYGYVKAERGVHRLVRISPFDSNQRRHTSFCAIDVIAEIDDDIKIEIPDDELRVDVYRSSGKGGQGVNTTDSAVRITHIPSGLVVVCQNERSQLKNKASAMSILKARLYEKRLDEQRSEMEKFYGEKGEIGWGSQIRSYVLQPYQMVKDLRTGVSTSDTQGVLDGDLDRFITAWLRAGCPRHRNKDIQMDE, from the exons ATGATTGCTCCTGAAACATTTTCCCATATCGAGAACATCAAGAAGCGTGCCGGCCACCTGTGGAGGTTTCTT GACGTCGAGCAGAAGCAGCGCGAAATTGAGGCGATGGAGGCCCAGATGGGCGCTCCCGCATTCTGGGACAACAACGAGCGAGCCCAGAAACACATCGCCAAATTGAATGGGCTCAAGCGGGCGGTTGTGCCTGTCGCCGACTTTCACAGGAAGCTGGCGGACGTCGACGTGATGATCGAGCTCATCGAGGCCGCCTCGGAATCCGAACGCGAAGTCTATTCGACTGAACTCGACCAGCAGGTTGCGGCGATGGCCGTGGAACTCGATCAGATTGAGATCGGTGCGTTCCTGACGGGGCAGTTTGACCGTAACAACGCCATTCTCTCCATCCAGTCCGGGGCCGGTGGCACGGAGTCGAACGACTGGGCCGACATGCTCTTCCGCATGTACACCCGATGGGCGGATCGCCGGGGCTTCACAGTGGAGGTGCAGGATGTGCAGGCGGGGGACCAGGCGGGAATCAGCCGGGCGACGATGCTGATCAAAGGGGAGAACGCATACGGTTATGTGAAGGCCGAGCGCGGTGTGCATCGTCTCGTGCGCATAAGTCCGTTCGACTCGAACCAGCGGCGTCACACTTCATTCTGCGCGATCGATGTGATCGCGGAGATTGACGACGACATCAAGATCGAGATTCCGGACGATGAGCTGCGCGTCGACGTGTATCGGTCGTCCGGGAAGGGTGGACAGGGGGTCAACACCACCGACTCCGCGGTGCGCATCACCCACATCCCTTCGGGTCTTGTGGTCGTCTGCCAGAACGAAAGGTCCCAGTTGAAAAACAAGGCCTCCGCCATGAGCATCCTGAAGGCCAGGCTCTATGAAAAGCGGCTGGATGAGCAGCGGAGCGAAATGGAGAAGTTCTATGGCGAGAAGGGTGAGATTGGATGGGGAAGCCAGATCCGCAGCTATGTGCTGCAGCCGTACCAGATGGTGAAGGACCTGCGGACGGGTGTCAGCACCAGCGACACCCAGGGTGTGCTCGACGGTGATCTCGATCGTTTCATCACGGCATGGCTGCGCGCGGGCTGTCCCCGGCACAGAAACAAGGACATCCAGATGGACGAGTAG
- a CDS encoding sulfatase-like hydrolase/transferase, which translates to MTAKDHAKLPDILWIVTTQWRAQSLGYAGDPNANTPHLDSLARRSVNYSQAVTPHPFGPFARAALLTGLTSPKNGVREYFDPLPHGSRTIAHELGERGYDTAFFGKWQLGVRDRQAPLVGETHARVVIPKHARGGFHEWEGFEGGFLLNDPWLHGSVEHPVPCRVSGYQSEVLADRVLAWHERRKSDASKPWFVLLSLEPPHPPYDAPANGVQALDSGRIVLRPNVPRGGEAEIRARRELAGYHAHITATDAAIGRLVGALPESVIVVFTSVHGDMHGSHGLFRKGWPHEESIRIPLLVRSAPVPPDTISVSDEPVSLLDLFPMTLSWAEGKAWRCERSEALISMPSVVSLPHQCDRIWRGRRSLMRKVVIAADGEDWLDFDLAADPHELKNRSRTRGGGTV; encoded by the coding sequence ATGACCGCCAAGGACCACGCCAAACTTCCTGACATCCTCTGGATCGTCACAACGCAGTGGCGGGCACAGTCCCTGGGATATGCCGGCGACCCCAACGCGAACACTCCCCACCTTGATTCCCTGGCTAGACGCAGCGTGAACTATTCGCAGGCCGTCACGCCTCATCCGTTCGGACCCTTTGCTCGCGCCGCACTGCTCACCGGCCTGACTTCGCCGAAGAATGGAGTCCGCGAATACTTCGATCCCCTGCCGCACGGGAGCAGAACGATTGCGCATGAGCTGGGTGAACGCGGATATGACACGGCGTTCTTCGGAAAGTGGCAGCTCGGCGTGCGTGACAGGCAGGCTCCCCTGGTTGGAGAAACGCACGCCAGGGTCGTCATTCCAAAACACGCGCGGGGCGGCTTTCACGAATGGGAGGGCTTTGAAGGCGGATTTCTTCTCAATGATCCCTGGTTGCATGGTTCAGTTGAGCACCCTGTCCCATGCAGAGTGAGCGGGTATCAGAGCGAGGTTCTTGCAGACCGCGTCCTGGCCTGGCACGAGCGCAGAAAGTCGGATGCATCGAAGCCCTGGTTTGTGCTCTTGAGCCTGGAACCTCCCCATCCGCCGTATGACGCTCCCGCGAACGGAGTGCAGGCGCTCGACAGCGGCAGGATCGTGCTGCGCCCCAATGTTCCCCGCGGGGGCGAAGCAGAGATTCGGGCAAGGCGCGAACTTGCGGGCTATCATGCGCACATCACCGCGACCGACGCCGCGATCGGACGCCTGGTCGGCGCCCTGCCGGAGTCGGTCATCGTGGTGTTCACCTCGGTCCATGGCGACATGCACGGTTCGCACGGGCTGTTTCGCAAGGGCTGGCCGCATGAGGAAAGCATTCGAATTCCGCTGCTCGTTCGGAGTGCGCCCGTTCCGCCTGACACCATCTCCGTCAGTGACGAACCTGTCTCCCTGCTCGACCTTTTCCCGATGACACTTTCCTGGGCGGAAGGCAAAGCCTGGCGCTGCGAGCGAAGCGAAGCACTGATCTCCATGCCATCCGTCGTTTCGCTGCCGCATCAATGCGATCGCATCTGGAGGGGACGGAGGTCCCTGATGCGGAAGGTCGTCATCGCCGCGGACGGCGAAGACTGGCTGGACTTTGATCTGGCTGCGGACCCCCATGAACTGAAAAACCGGTCGCGGACCCGTGGTGGCGGAACTGTGTAG
- the rho gene encoding transcription termination factor Rho, with protein METNPVPASAESSSAPRSPTDSASTDRTTVQPAENLVNVSGILDIDHSRSGNGQLIDIARFGKRRPTDTFVPKELIRRFKLKSGQMITGTAFPAEGKFPNPKIKFIESVDGLSIEDRRAKLEFTSLTTVSPNQHLRLETKDGRMTTRVVDLFCPIGKGTRGLIVAPPRTGKTTLLRDMALGVIENHPECHVMVLLVDERPEEVTDFKRSVPAEIWASSNDEQVESHVRIADLAIERARRLVECGRDVVLYLDSLTRLARAHNTMRNSGRTGSGGLDVRALEKPRQLFASARRTEEAGSLTIVASILVETGSRMDDVIFQEFKGTGNSDLVLDRKCAEMRLWPAVNVQQSGTRKEELLLDPKTLDSIHFFRRALVQQKIEEATETMITRLSKTRTNDEFLKLIAR; from the coding sequence ATGGAAACCAATCCCGTACCCGCGTCTGCGGAATCGTCCTCCGCACCGCGTTCCCCCACCGATTCTGCCTCCACCGATCGCACAACTGTCCAGCCTGCCGAAAATCTCGTCAACGTCTCCGGCATACTCGACATCGACCATTCCAGGAGCGGGAACGGTCAGCTGATCGACATCGCCAGATTCGGCAAACGGCGGCCGACCGATACTTTTGTCCCCAAGGAACTCATTCGCCGATTCAAGCTGAAGTCGGGCCAGATGATCACCGGGACCGCATTCCCGGCGGAAGGGAAGTTTCCAAATCCCAAGATCAAGTTCATCGAATCCGTCGACGGCCTGTCGATTGAAGATCGTCGCGCCAAACTCGAATTCACCAGCCTCACCACGGTCTCGCCAAACCAGCACCTTCGACTGGAAACCAAGGACGGACGCATGACCACGCGGGTGGTCGACCTCTTCTGCCCGATTGGCAAGGGCACACGCGGTCTGATTGTCGCTCCTCCACGCACGGGCAAGACCACCCTGCTGCGCGACATGGCCCTGGGTGTGATTGAAAACCATCCGGAATGTCACGTGATGGTCCTGCTCGTGGATGAGCGCCCGGAGGAGGTCACCGATTTCAAGCGAAGCGTTCCGGCCGAAATCTGGGCCTCGTCCAATGACGAGCAGGTGGAGAGCCATGTTCGCATCGCTGACCTTGCCATCGAACGCGCCCGCCGGCTCGTGGAATGCGGCCGGGACGTGGTGCTTTATCTGGACTCCCTGACCCGCCTCGCCCGCGCCCACAACACCATGCGCAACTCGGGGCGGACCGGCTCAGGTGGACTCGATGTACGCGCGCTTGAAAAACCCCGCCAGCTTTTTGCCTCCGCCCGGCGAACGGAGGAAGCGGGGTCACTCACCATTGTTGCGTCGATTCTAGTGGAAACCGGCAGCCGCATGGACGACGTGATCTTCCAGGAATTCAAGGGCACGGGCAACAGCGACCTGGTGCTCGACCGCAAGTGCGCCGAGATGCGCCTCTGGCCGGCGGTCAATGTCCAGCAATCCGGAACGCGCAAGGAGGAGCTGCTTCTCGATCCAAAGACCCTTGATTCAATCCATTTCTTTCGACGGGCACTGGTCCAGCAGAAGATCGAGGAGGCCACTGAGACCATGATCACCCGTCTCTCAAAGACGCGGACAAACGACGAATTCCTCAAATTGATCGCACGTTGA
- a CDS encoding prepilin-type N-terminal cleavage/methylation domain-containing protein, whose protein sequence is MKAFPQRTRGAGAFTLIELIVALSIGGLLIALTSPIALQVAEVWKRTSGRLATSAQAEIIFDRIARDLESAVFRRDGNVWFVATYQASPQKGRGDSGVSDATWDGRVKPSFEHQGDPSSSLHTASESEQFSRSRFGQSGIWLRFFTVQPDTQSELHDLSAPRAVAYQIVRRRATASASASVSSNTPTRYFLYRSAVRPASENLQDVDSTFSAGYDLFSSMSPGYNQGDASRIDNVGNIRTPRRYEQVIGNNVIDFGVRCWVRDEVSGELFERFPLRNPGGTPVRGFAATVRDGIFRAAAVPPVVSAEPSLGATEMSYGFPERVDVFLRILTDEGARIVDAFEQGRAGGFEDQGDENARWWSLAIRHSHVYVASVRIFAHAL, encoded by the coding sequence ATGAAGGCATTCCCTCAAAGGACACGTGGAGCAGGGGCATTCACGCTCATCGAGCTGATTGTCGCCCTGTCGATTGGCGGATTGTTGATTGCGCTCACCTCGCCGATTGCGCTTCAGGTGGCGGAGGTCTGGAAGCGGACGTCGGGGAGGCTTGCGACAAGTGCCCAGGCCGAGATCATTTTCGACAGGATCGCGCGTGACCTCGAGAGTGCCGTTTTCAGACGGGATGGGAACGTCTGGTTTGTCGCCACCTATCAGGCTTCACCCCAGAAGGGCAGGGGAGATTCGGGTGTTTCCGATGCGACGTGGGACGGCCGAGTGAAGCCTTCCTTCGAGCATCAGGGTGATCCTTCGTCTTCGCTGCACACAGCCTCCGAATCGGAGCAGTTTTCCAGAAGCCGATTCGGGCAGTCAGGCATTTGGCTTCGGTTTTTCACCGTGCAGCCGGACACGCAATCCGAGTTGCACGACCTTTCTGCCCCGCGCGCGGTCGCGTATCAGATCGTCAGACGACGCGCCACGGCGTCAGCATCCGCATCGGTGTCATCAAACACACCAACACGCTACTTTCTTTATCGCAGCGCGGTGCGGCCGGCGAGTGAGAACCTGCAGGACGTTGATTCCACGTTTTCGGCCGGCTATGACCTGTTTTCATCCATGTCTCCTGGCTATAACCAAGGGGACGCCTCCCGCATCGACAATGTCGGAAACATCAGGACACCGCGCCGCTATGAGCAGGTGATCGGGAACAATGTGATCGACTTTGGTGTGCGATGCTGGGTTCGCGATGAAGTTTCGGGAGAGTTGTTCGAGCGTTTTCCTCTGCGCAATCCAGGCGGGACGCCCGTTCGTGGATTTGCGGCCACAGTGCGCGACGGAATCTTCCGAGCAGCCGCGGTGCCACCAGTGGTCAGCGCGGAACCCAGCCTGGGCGCGACTGAGATGTCCTACGGATTTCCAGAACGAGTGGATGTCTTTCTGCGGATTCTAACGGATGAGGGCGCACGAATTGTTGACGCTTTTGAGCAGGGGCGAGCCGGTGGTTTTGAGGATCAAGGTGACGAGAATGCCCGTTGGTGGAGCCTCGCGATCAGACACTCCCATGTCTATGTCGCAAGCGTTCGGATTTTCGCCCATGCCCTTTGA
- the acs gene encoding acetate--CoA ligase — translation MTDQTITSVSRENRVFRPSAEFQRQANLGSFATYKRLYAESVNAPTKFWARQAKEMLTWRKPFKEVLKWKLPHAKWFTGGQLNVAENCLDRHLQTARANKAAIIFEGEPGDIRTITYKQLHREVCQFANVLTDLGVRQGDRVAIYMPMVPEAAVAMLACARLGAIHTVIFGGFSSEAIKDRVNDCQAKVVITADGGWRRGKIIELKANVDRALAATPSVQKVVVLRRTGNATAMVEGRDHWWHDLVAEASPVHKARGFASENPLFILYTSGSTGKPKGVLHTTAGYLLGSMMTTKYVFDLKEADVYFCTADVGWVTGHSYVVYGPLANGATVFMYEGAPNHPGPDRFWEMIDRHGVTIFYTAPTAIRAFMRWGDEYVAKHSLASLRLLGSVGEPINPEAWMWYYTNIGKKRCPIVDTWWQTETGVIMVTPLPGITPTKPGSCTLPFFGVVPKVLDENGKEVPRGSGGRLFLKQPWPSMLRTLWNDDERFKKQYWSELPGYYFAGDGARFDKDGYLWVVGRIDDVLNVSGHRIGTAEVESALVSHPAVAEAAVVGRPDDLKGQALVVFVTVKAGITPSKELREDLRAHVTKEIGALARPDDLRFAAALPKTRSGKIMRRILKEIAVSGEVKGDTTTLEDFSVVASLQAHEE, via the coding sequence GTGACGGACCAAACGATAACCTCAGTATCCCGAGAAAATCGGGTTTTTAGGCCTTCGGCCGAGTTTCAACGCCAAGCAAACCTTGGGAGTTTCGCCACGTATAAGAGGCTTTACGCAGAGTCTGTCAATGCTCCAACAAAATTTTGGGCTCGCCAGGCGAAGGAAATGCTCACGTGGCGCAAGCCATTCAAGGAGGTTTTGAAGTGGAAGCTGCCACATGCCAAGTGGTTCACAGGCGGGCAGTTGAACGTGGCAGAGAACTGCCTGGACCGTCACCTGCAGACCGCCCGGGCCAACAAGGCGGCAATTATTTTTGAAGGTGAACCGGGTGACATCCGAACAATCACCTATAAACAGCTTCATCGCGAGGTTTGTCAGTTTGCCAATGTGCTGACCGACCTTGGAGTGAGGCAGGGGGATCGCGTTGCAATTTACATGCCAATGGTCCCTGAGGCGGCGGTGGCCATGCTTGCCTGTGCGCGCCTGGGTGCCATCCACACCGTCATTTTCGGCGGATTTTCAAGTGAAGCGATCAAGGATCGGGTCAACGATTGCCAGGCGAAGGTCGTGATCACGGCGGATGGCGGGTGGCGCCGGGGAAAAATCATTGAACTGAAAGCAAACGTGGATCGGGCGCTGGCGGCCACCCCTAGTGTTCAGAAAGTGGTCGTATTGAGACGCACGGGGAATGCGACCGCCATGGTCGAAGGTCGCGACCATTGGTGGCATGACCTCGTTGCGGAAGCCTCGCCCGTTCACAAGGCGCGGGGCTTCGCGAGCGAAAATCCCCTTTTTATTCTCTATACCTCGGGTTCGACTGGAAAGCCAAAGGGAGTTCTTCACACGACCGCCGGGTATCTGCTCGGCTCGATGATGACGACGAAGTACGTGTTCGATCTCAAGGAAGCCGATGTCTATTTCTGCACTGCGGACGTGGGGTGGGTGACGGGCCACAGTTACGTTGTGTACGGGCCGCTGGCCAACGGTGCCACAGTGTTCATGTACGAGGGTGCGCCCAATCACCCCGGTCCCGATCGGTTCTGGGAGATGATCGACCGGCATGGCGTGACAATCTTCTACACCGCGCCGACGGCCATTCGTGCCTTCATGCGCTGGGGAGATGAATACGTGGCGAAGCACAGCCTCGCCTCCCTTCGCCTGCTTGGCTCCGTCGGGGAACCCATCAATCCGGAAGCATGGATGTGGTATTACACGAACATCGGGAAGAAGCGCTGCCCGATCGTCGACACCTGGTGGCAGACCGAGACAGGCGTCATCATGGTCACCCCGCTTCCTGGAATCACCCCAACGAAGCCGGGATCGTGCACGCTTCCATTCTTTGGTGTTGTCCCGAAGGTCCTCGATGAAAATGGCAAAGAGGTGCCGAGAGGTTCTGGCGGACGACTCTTTCTCAAGCAGCCCTGGCCATCGATGCTGCGCACCTTGTGGAATGACGATGAGCGCTTCAAGAAGCAGTACTGGAGCGAACTTCCCGGCTATTATTTTGCCGGCGACGGCGCTCGATTTGACAAGGATGGATACCTTTGGGTGGTTGGGCGAATCGATGACGTGCTGAATGTCTCGGGACACCGCATAGGAACGGCGGAAGTTGAAAGCGCGCTCGTCTCGCACCCTGCAGTTGCAGAAGCGGCCGTCGTCGGACGCCCCGATGATCTAAAGGGCCAGGCGCTGGTTGTATTCGTGACCGTCAAGGCGGGGATTACTCCCTCGAAAGAGCTCCGGGAAGATCTGCGTGCTCACGTAACCAAGGAAATTGGCGCACTGGCGCGCCCGGATGACCTGCGCTTTGCCGCCGCATTGCCCAAGACACGTTCAGGCAAGATCATGCGGCGCATTCTGAAGGAAATTGCCGTCAGCGGAGAGGTTAAGGGTGACACAACAACGCTTGAGGATTTTTCAGTTGTGGCAAGCCTGCAGGCGCATGAAGAGTAG
- a CDS encoding sugar ABC transporter ATP-binding protein produces MPVARLRLSAIHKSFGATQALKGVDLEIGAGEVHGVIGENGAGKSTLMKVLAGAVTADSGVMELDGRRFAPASPLEARRAGVVMVNQELAIAPHLTVVENIVLGDEPGRFFVRRGQARRRAQDALSRLGRSDIPLDARAGSLGVAEQQLVEIARAFALGCRVLILDEPTSSLTAADAAALFRLVRALRDQGESIIHISHFLEEVQVLTDRYTVLRDGLTVATGETSKSNPSELAQLMVGRRIDELYSRSRRTPGEVVLRAMTLRGRRRNVSASLDLRRGEVLGIAGLVGAGRSELLRMLFGLDSPQSGRVQIEGDDRHSNPMHRWQAGVGMLSEDRKSEGLALNLSIEENLTLPRLGVWLSPGLLETEAAGWIQQLGIRCTGPRQAAIELSGGNQQKIALGRLLRNDCEVLLLDEPTRGVDLGAKQSIYRLIDELAGKGRAIIMVSSYLPELLGTCDRIAVMCRGQLGPAKDVGEWDEHRIMLAASGSHGAEIT; encoded by the coding sequence ATGCCTGTTGCGCGACTCCGCCTTTCGGCGATTCACAAGTCTTTTGGAGCGACCCAGGCGCTCAAGGGGGTTGATCTCGAAATTGGAGCAGGGGAGGTCCATGGAGTGATCGGCGAAAATGGCGCAGGCAAGAGCACCCTGATGAAGGTTCTGGCTGGCGCCGTCACCGCTGACTCTGGTGTGATGGAGCTGGATGGCAGGCGTTTCGCGCCGGCCAGTCCGCTGGAAGCCCGGCGCGCGGGAGTCGTGATGGTGAATCAGGAACTCGCCATCGCGCCGCACCTGACGGTCGTGGAGAATATTGTGCTTGGCGACGAACCGGGGCGATTTTTTGTCAGGCGCGGCCAGGCGCGCCGGCGCGCGCAGGACGCGCTTTCCCGGTTGGGTCGATCCGACATCCCCCTGGATGCGCGTGCGGGGAGTCTTGGTGTTGCCGAGCAGCAACTCGTTGAAATTGCACGGGCGTTTGCGCTCGGCTGCCGCGTCCTGATTCTCGACGAACCAACCAGCAGCCTGACCGCTGCCGACGCCGCGGCGCTTTTCCGACTGGTCCGTGCGCTTCGCGATCAAGGTGAGTCGATCATTCATATTTCACACTTTCTCGAGGAAGTGCAGGTGCTGACGGATCGGTACACGGTGCTGCGCGATGGATTGACTGTCGCCACCGGTGAGACCTCGAAAAGCAATCCAAGCGAACTCGCCCAGCTCATGGTGGGACGAAGGATTGACGAACTCTATTCGCGCAGCCGGCGCACCCCTGGCGAGGTGGTCCTTCGGGCCATGACATTGAGGGGCCGGCGCCGAAACGTGTCCGCGAGCCTTGATCTTCGACGCGGAGAGGTGCTGGGAATCGCGGGTCTCGTTGGAGCCGGACGAAGTGAACTGCTGCGCATGCTCTTCGGCCTCGATTCACCGCAGTCCGGAAGGGTGCAGATTGAGGGTGACGACCGCCATTCAAACCCGATGCATCGCTGGCAGGCCGGAGTGGGAATGTTGAGTGAGGACCGCAAATCGGAGGGACTGGCCCTCAATCTTTCAATTGAAGAGAACCTCACGCTTCCCCGGCTTGGAGTCTGGTTGAGCCCCGGGCTATTGGAGACGGAAGCGGCCGGGTGGATCCAGCAACTGGGCATCCGCTGCACCGGGCCCCGTCAGGCTGCGATTGAGCTGTCCGGTGGCAACCAGCAGAAGATCGCGCTGGGGCGCCTTCTCAGAAACGATTGCGAAGTTCTGCTGCTCGACGAGCCGACGCGTGGGGTCGATCTCGGGGCGAAGCAGAGCATCTATCGACTCATTGACGAACTGGCTGGGAAGGGCAGGGCGATCATCATGGTAAGCAGCTACCTGCCGGAGCTTCTCGGCACCTGTGATCGCATCGCGGTCATGTGTCGTGGGCAACTGGGTCCGGCCAAGGACGTCGGGGAATGGGATGAGCATCGCATCATGCTCGCGGCATCGGGGTCGCATGGCGCAGAGATCACGTAG
- a CDS encoding MgtC/SapB family protein: protein MEIADILQRVAASFLAGLLLGLERERRGRAAGLRTIILVCMAATITMILSDIYYTSHVSGPAQGWRPDPGRLGAGILTGMGFLGAGVIIRHGPSVQGVTTAALMWFSTVIGFCFGSGQMFLGMCSVLVAAVVLYALPFIGSRIRNEQTFALTVVTKRGAAVHEQILEKLQSRHLSPLLTEVLHDNRGETQTSVVNIRFRDRHHPTPQEIAAILAAEPDVLTVQIR from the coding sequence ATGGAAATCGCCGACATCCTTCAACGCGTTGCAGCCTCGTTCCTCGCCGGTCTTCTCCTCGGTCTCGAACGCGAGAGGCGGGGCCGCGCCGCGGGGCTTCGCACCATCATCCTCGTTTGCATGGCGGCAACCATCACCATGATCCTCTCCGACATCTACTACACCTCGCACGTCAGTGGACCTGCGCAGGGCTGGCGTCCGGATCCGGGTCGCCTCGGTGCGGGAATTCTGACCGGGATGGGATTCCTGGGGGCGGGTGTCATCATCCGGCACGGTCCTTCCGTCCAGGGTGTGACCACGGCGGCGCTGATGTGGTTTTCAACAGTCATCGGATTCTGCTTCGGCAGCGGACAGATGTTCCTGGGCATGTGCAGCGTGCTTGTGGCGGCGGTCGTTCTTTACGCGCTGCCTTTCATCGGATCCCGAATCCGCAATGAACAGACTTTTGCACTCACTGTGGTGACAAAAAGGGGGGCCGCCGTACACGAACAGATCCTCGAAAAGCTCCAATCCAGACACCTGAGTCCGCTGCTCACGGAGGTCCTTCACGACAACCGGGGCGAGACGCAGACCAGTGTGGTGAACATCCGCTTCAGGGACCGGCACCACCCCACTCCGCAGGAGATCGCGGCGATCCTGGCGGCGGAGCCGGATGTATTGACTGTTCAAATACGCTAG
- a CDS encoding substrate-binding domain-containing protein, whose translation MKLLLTAVALAMATPLLSAERIAVIPKGTTHNFWKSVEAGALRAGKELGVEIKWKGPLKEDDRAQQISLVEQFVASGVSAIVLAPLDDIALRAPVRSAAERKIPVVIFDSPLKADSGKDFVSLVATDNRRGGRLAGEEMARLLGGKGKVVLLRCMEGSASTTDREEGFLEVIARSPGIEITVKNRYAGPTVSTAQDAAMNLLDRIREADGIFCPNESSTHGMLLALRQTGLAGKRTFVGFDASPVLLSALQRGDIQALVAQNPTRMGYLGVVTAVKAVRGEPVETSIDTGCVLVTRSNINDAAVREVLGR comes from the coding sequence ATGAAACTACTCCTGACCGCCGTGGCGCTCGCAATGGCTACTCCGCTCCTTTCGGCGGAGCGAATCGCTGTGATTCCCAAGGGAACCACGCACAATTTTTGGAAGTCAGTGGAGGCCGGTGCGCTTCGGGCGGGAAAGGAACTCGGGGTCGAAATCAAATGGAAGGGCCCGCTGAAGGAGGACGACCGCGCCCAGCAGATCAGTCTGGTCGAGCAATTTGTCGCCTCGGGAGTGTCAGCGATCGTACTCGCCCCACTTGATGACATTGCCCTGCGCGCGCCGGTGCGCAGTGCGGCGGAGAGAAAAATTCCCGTGGTCATTTTCGATTCACCTCTCAAGGCGGACTCCGGGAAGGATTTTGTGAGCCTTGTGGCGACAGACAACCGGCGGGGTGGCAGGCTTGCCGGGGAGGAGATGGCGAGGCTTCTTGGAGGAAAGGGGAAGGTCGTCCTTCTGCGCTGCATGGAAGGTTCGGCGAGCACCACCGACAGGGAGGAGGGGTTTCTGGAGGTGATTGCGCGAAGTCCGGGAATTGAGATCACCGTGAAGAATCGTTATGCAGGCCCCACCGTGTCCACCGCCCAGGATGCTGCGATGAATCTCCTCGACCGGATTCGTGAGGCTGATGGCATTTTCTGCCCGAACGAATCGTCCACGCACGGCATGCTGCTGGCGCTTCGCCAGACGGGACTGGCCGGCAAACGAACTTTCGTTGGCTTTGACGCATCGCCCGTGCTGCTGTCGGCACTGCAGCGCGGCGACATCCAGGCGCTCGTGGCCCAGAATCCGACCCGCATGGGATATCTTGGTGTCGTGACTGCGGTGAAGGCCGTTCGTGGCGAGCCGGTGGAGACATCCATTGACACGGGATGCGTGCTTGTCACGCGTTCGAACATCAATGACGCCGCGGTTCGAGAGGTGCTGGGAAGGTAG
- a CDS encoding ABC transporter permease, with amino-acid sequence MKAKKLPSSASASVGRWLASSGPVVGLLLVCALFAALRYETFVTWDNAAIILQQTAVIGIASLGMTLVIISGGIDLSVGSIIAVGTVVIALCLTAGMPPGIAAVCGIAASALCGAISGALITGLRLLPFVVTLGMMGALRGAAKGMAAEQPIYPDETWLSAFMRLGGVGSLPLGVWLMLGLAVMVAILLRRTRFGRHVYAVGSNEMTARLCGVPVERVKFLVYVIGAAFAGVASVLQFGYLTGGDPTTAVGLELNIIAAVVIGGASLSGGQGGVLGTLVGAVIMSVVANGCTKLGLANWVQEIVTGIIIVAAVLLDSLRRRSDRQG; translated from the coding sequence ATGAAAGCAAAGAAGCTTCCTTCATCTGCCTCGGCATCGGTTGGCCGATGGCTCGCCAGCAGCGGGCCGGTGGTCGGCCTGCTGCTGGTGTGCGCCCTGTTTGCCGCCCTAAGGTACGAGACCTTCGTCACCTGGGACAACGCGGCGATCATTCTGCAGCAGACCGCCGTCATTGGAATCGCATCGCTGGGAATGACGCTGGTGATCATTTCCGGCGGCATAGATCTTTCCGTTGGCTCAATCATCGCCGTGGGCACCGTCGTCATCGCACTCTGCCTGACTGCAGGCATGCCACCCGGCATTGCGGCGGTTTGCGGCATTGCAGCGTCGGCGCTTTGTGGAGCGATCTCCGGCGCCTTGATAACAGGTCTGAGGCTTCTGCCCTTTGTCGTTACACTTGGCATGATGGGTGCCCTGCGCGGAGCGGCCAAGGGCATGGCGGCTGAGCAGCCCATCTACCCGGATGAAACGTGGTTGAGTGCATTCATGCGCCTGGGTGGAGTGGGATCGCTTCCCTTGGGCGTCTGGTTGATGCTTGGGCTTGCCGTCATGGTGGCGATCCTCTTGAGGCGAACCCGTTTTGGTCGCCACGTCTACGCGGTCGGCTCGAACGAGATGACGGCCCGCCTTTGCGGGGTTCCCGTCGAGCGGGTGAAATTCCTTGTCTATGTCATCGGAGCCGCCTTTGCAGGCGTGGCATCGGTTCTTCAATTCGGGTATCTGACAGGAGGGGACCCCACGACGGCTGTGGGGCTCGAGTTGAACATTATTGCCGCGGTCGTCATCGGAGGCGCGAGCCTGTCCGGCGGGCAGGGCGGCGTGCTCGGCACGCTGGTTGGCGCGGTCATCATGAGTGTCGTGGCAAATGGCTGCACAAAACTCGGACTGGCCAACTGGGTGCAGGAAATTGTCACCGGAATCATCATTGTCGCCGCGGTCCTGCTCGACTCGCTGCGCCGGCGATCGGACAGGCAGGGGTGA